TGCATCCCGACGGGGGGCATGCTGACACCCTGGCCGGCCCCGACGGCCCGTCCGGACAGCACTCGCTCATGATCGCCCCATTACGCTCATTCGCTTCTCACTCAGGACGACGAGCGCAGCGGGCGAACTGTTCATTTCCTCCTCATGTCGAGGAGGTAAAGCCACCGATCCGTTCCAGGCGGTCGCGGAGGACGACGGCTGGGCACGGACGGCCCGGACCGGCTGGCTTCAGGCGTAGACGTTCGGCTTCGGAGCGGCAGGATCTTCCTGCGGCTCCGGCGGTGCCTGGAGCGTCCGTAGCATGTGGGCGATCAGGAGGATCAGGACGCCCAGCAGGACAAGGGCGAGCGCGATCCGCACCAGCACACCGGTGTTCGCGGATGACGGGGCAGACGATGTGGAGGCAGACATCACGACCGGTGCACGTGTGAGTGCGGTGAACGGGTCGATGACCCGCACCCTCAGGCCGGTTTCGTCGCTGTGCCGGGCCGTGGCCAGCATCTGCCGCGCCACGCCGGCCGCGTCCAGGTGCGGGAAGGCCGCCCGGATCAGCGCGGCCTCCCCGGCGGCGAAGGCCACCGCGTACTGCGTGCCTCGCACGAGCACCCGCGGGGTGCCGGTGCGCCCGACGGCGTGCACATCTGCCCCCGGAGCGACGATCTGGATCGAGGATGAACGGTACTCGGCGATTGGCGATCCCTTCTCGTCGATGCCGCCGACTTGAACGACCCCTTCGGTGGGCAGCGGTCGGCCGTCGGCCGGATCGGTCTCCAGCTGGGCACCGGCCACGACGACCACGTCGTCGGCCACCGCGTCCTCGATCGCCGCCACCACTGCCACCTCGCTCGTGTCGACGTAGGATCCGAGGGCGATCACCGTCGCCCCGGCCGAGACCGCCTCGGAGATCGCGCGGGCGTCGATCTCGGCCTTCGAGCCGTGCTTTCGCACGGTGACGCGAATCGGCATCACCGTCGCGTCCGGCGCCACACCGGCCCAGGCGGCGCCGGCCGAGGGCTGGGCGGCGATGATCGAGCCCATCGCCGTTCCGGTTCCCAGACAGTCGATGTCGCCGAGTCCCTGGCCCGAGACCACGTTCGTGCCCACGCTGACGTGGCCGGCCAGCGCCTTGACGCTGCCGTCCACGCCGGAATCGATGACGGCGACCAGTTGCCCCGCGCCCTTGCTGTACGACCATGCCCGCTGCATCCCGATCTGGGTGCGGGCCCATTCGGGTTCCTGGCCGGCTGCTGCGAGCCGGGGGCAGTGGCGCACCTGTCCCGGCACGGTGGCGTTGCCGCCCCGGGTCGTGCCCACGCCGGCGGTGGATGCGGCAGCCGCACCGGAGGACGACGCGGAGGGTTCGGCCGTGGACGATCCGGCACCGGTCGTCGCGTCCCGGGAACCGGTTTCGCTCGTCTCGGCAGCGGTTTTCGTGCTCTCACCGGTGTCCGCGCCCAGCACGCTGCCGTCGGCCGGCGGGCTGGCCGCGGTGATGGTGCCGTCCGTCAGCAGGCCGTACTGCACCCCGTCGCCGACCGCGTCCCAGGGCAGCACCAGTTTCCAGCCCGTGGTGAGGGTGTCGGCGTCGCTCAGGGCGCCTCCGGCCTCCTGTGACCGGGCGACGTTGAGGTCGTAGATCTCGATCGCGCGGCCGGCCGATCCGAGCAGGCGCTGGGCGATCTCGTCCAGGCGTTCCGGTGCTCCCGCGTACGACGGGAGCACCGTGTAGTACTTCAGGTATGTCGCGTCGGCCTGGGCGGCATGAACCGCGGACGTACCGGCGGTGGCGGAGGCGCTCTGCGGTGACCCCAGCGTGATCCCGCTCAGGAGCATCATGACCAGGGCGACCCGGCCGGCGCACCGCCCCGTCGCGACCGCTCCACGGCTGAGGTCAGATGTCTGCACGACTACTACGACGTGATCGGGAGGTCATGTGTTCACCGATCGGCCAGCTGTTCAGGGGGAGCGTCTCAGTCCTCGTGCGGGCCGAACGGCATCATCGTTCAGAGCAGTCCCGAGCGCACAGCGAAGGCCACCACCTGGGATCGGCTCCGCATCTGCAAGCGGGTCAGCAGACGCGACAGCATGTGCTTGACCTGACGCTCGGAATACTGCATGGCGACGGCGATCTCGGCGCTGGAGCACCCCTCGGCGAGCAACCGCACCAGTTCCACCTCCCGCTGCTCCAGCCCTGAGTGCGTCACACCGCGGGGACCGAGCACCGTCCCCTGTAGTTCGGCGACGTCCTGGACCAGTTGAGCCTGCTCCTGCGTCGACAGCCCGTGGTGACCGTCGCCGACCAGGCGCACGAGATGCAGGAACCGGTCGGCGGACAGGTGCGGTCGCCAGATGACGGCACGCAGCCCGCCCTCTACGATGTCCAGCAGGTCTGGGTCACCCACCTTTTCGAGAATCATCACGGCGGGCATCGGTCGGCCATGACCCGCCCGGCGGATCCGCTGGACCATGTCCGGCGTCAGGTAGGGCGTGGACACGGCCAGGACGTCGCTCTCGGCCGGCTGTGCCAGCCGCAGGTCGGGCTGATGATCGACGATGTACTCGATGCCGAGGGCGTCCAGCGGGTCGTCCGTCAGTACCGCGACCCGCAGAGGAGCTGGCGACGGCATCTGCGGACCGGGCCCGGTGGCAGCCTGTTCCGGGGTTTCCGGTTGTGGGACGCGCCCGGTTCGATCGTCCTCCGTCCAGGGGTGCGGCACCATCACCCCGGGCGGTGTACCCGGCCATTCGCCAGGTGTTTTCACTTCGTTTCCGTCGCCTACCATCATCTGCCTTCCGAAAGCTCCTGGCATGCATGGTGGTGCGCGGCTCGCCCTACGGGCCGCGCCCTCTGCGTCCACGGCTGGATGGCGGCAACACGTTCACCCGCGGGCCTGCTGTGTCATGTCCGGCCACTGACAGGCACCTGCCTGTCAGTGGCCGGTTTCGTCCGTGTCCTGGGGGTTCTCGACCACGAGCACCGACGTTCCGGTCAGTGACGCCAGCCTCGAGGCGAAGTCCCCGAGTCCAGCTTCTGCTGCGCCACCCGTCGTCCGTGCGCCCCGGACGGTGACGATGAGCACCGGCCGCTCGTGCAGCCCGGCCGCGATCAGGTCCCCGGCCATGGTCTCGGGGGTGATCCGGTCCCTCGCCGTCCAGGGCGATCCGCACCAGCGGTAGGCCCGGACCAGCACGTGGCCCGCAGGGATCGGGACGGGATGCGGTGACGGCGTGTCCTGGTAGTCCAGCCCTGTCACCACCCCGTCGGCGGTCACGACGCGGGGGGCGGGACGCGCGCCCACGTCATCGCCCGACGGCCGTAACCAGGCCGGTTCGACCGATTCGTCCAGCAGCCAGACCGGTTGTCCCGGCCGGTTCAGTCCCTCACCCAGTGATCGGGGCAGGCTGGGGCGGCGCTCGATCAGCGCCTCGGCCTCCGCCGGCAGGAGAACGGTTTCCAGTTCACCGTTCTCGGTCCAGCACGCGTCGGTGACGGAGGTGATCGGGGAGATCGCACCGCTGCGCCCGAGGCCGGTCAGCCAGGTGAGCACGGCGACCCAGGCGGCGTCCGGATCGGGCAGACGGCGCACGAGCGGGGCCACCTGTGTCAGGTGGAGGTTGCCTCGGCGGGTCACGGTGTCCCGGGCCAGCACGGTGATGATGTCGGTGAGCCGGGGGGTTTCGTCAGAGGGCGGGGGCAGGGGACGGTGCTCGACCGTGGGTGCGGGGTCGATCAGCCGGGTGATGTCCAGGTCAAGGGCCCGCAGCAGGCGGTCGTGGAGATCGGCGGTGCGGCGTACCGCCGGGTGGCGTTCGGCGGCGGACGTCGTGCCGATGAACCGCCTGGTCATCCGCCGCACCCCGCCGTACAGGCCGGGTTCGTCATACCGGTAACGCAGCCGCGCGATCTCGCGTAGCAGTCGCGGCGCGGGGTGCCCGGCCGGGGCCACCAGCACGCCGTTGCCCAGGCCGTCCGGCGTCCCGGACGGGTCGTGACGGCTCAGGGTGAAACCGGTTGCGGAGCGGGCAACCTGGCCGAACAGGGTGGTGAGCTTTCCGGAACCGGCGAACCGGTCCCCCGCCGGGACGCTCGCACCGCCCAGCAGAGTGACGATCTCGGTCCGCAGATGCCAGGCTGCCACGGCCAGGCCCGGCCGGGAGCCGGTGGCGCTCTCGGCGGCAGCGTGTTCCCAGAGCGCCGGGCCGGACTGCTCCGCGTGCAGCACCTCGCCGAGATGAACCACGAGGACGCCGTTCTCGCGGGCCCAGCCGAGCATCGACCGGATCCGTGCCGCCCTCCCGCCGGGTGGCGACGCCGGGTCGGCGAGCGCCTCGGCCACGTCGGCGCGGGTGATGTCGACCCAGAGCACGAAGTCCACCTGACCCGCGTACTGCCGCGCCGCATCACTGATCGCTTCGCGGGCCGGGTCGTCGGCGGGCAGGGGGCCGCCGAGGCGCACGACGTGGACCAGGTGCGGAAGTTCGCCGGTTGCAGGAAGTTCCGGCGCTCCGGGGGTGCTGCTCCAGGTACGGGCCGCCCGGTCGCGGGTGACGGTGCTGACCGGTCCGGTCTCGCCGCGCATCAGCCGGACGCCCAGTTCCCCCTGGTCCGGCGGCTCGGTCGCGGTGTCCTGGTCCAGCTGGGCCAGGTCCAGCCAGCGCAGGAAGGGAGCGACGGCGCCGGCCGGCAGGAGCGCGGGGTCGAGGGTGAGCCAAGGCGGTCGTGGCGGGCGGGCCCGGAGACGGTACGGGTCCGGGCCCATGGCCACGGACAGCTCGCGTTCCAGGGCGGTGGTGTACAGCTCCGGGGTGGTCAGGCGCCGGAGCCAGGGCAGGACGCGCCGGAGGGCCGTGGGGACCGCGACGTCCTCAGTCGGCTTGTCGGCCGGGTCGTCGGTCGGGTGAGGGGCAAGGTCCGGCCAGGGGGCCGGGTTCACCGGTCCGGTCGTCAACGGCACTGTTCGCCCGGGCGATGGCTGATCATCGGTGACAGCCGGGAGCTCACCCGGCCGATCGTGACCGTCCTCTTGCCTGTGGCCCCCACTGTGGCCCTGACTGCGGCCGAGGATCACCAGGACCGGACGTCGCAGCAAGGCCGACAGCCTGGCTGCGAACCAGGTGCGCCCGTTCTCCGGGCCCCCGGTCATCCGCAGCAGGACGGTGGTACCGGGCGCGCCGGCACCGGTCAGCTGAAGCGCGACGTCCTCCGGTACGACCCGGCGCTCGGCGCCCTCGGCGTCGGTGGCCCAGGCGCTCTGGTGGTGCCCGGCCAACTCGACCCCGACCAGGCCGTCCGGCAGCCAGTCGGCGGTGGTCACCACGGCCCGGGCTGCCGCTTCCCGGCCGCGGGCCCGCCCCGCCCGGGCCCGGTCGGCGGACAGCAGACGAATCGGCGTCACGGCCTCGTCCAGCACCCAGGCCGGTTCGCCGGGCAGTGGCGTGGAGCCGCCGGTGAACCAGTCGTGACCGGCGGTGACCGGCTCGATGAGCGCCTCGGCCTCGGCCGGCAGCCCGAGGTAGTGCGGGCTGCCGTCGTCGGCCCAGCGGAAGCGGGTCACCGACGTGGCCCGCAGGCGGGGGTCGCTCTGCCCGAGGATGGCGAGGAACCGCACGATCGCGATCCAGACCGCGTCGGGGTCGGGCATCGCCATCACCACCGGGGCAACGGTGATCAGCTGAAGGTTGCCCGGGCGGGCCGTCATCCGGCGGACGAGTGCACTGATCACCCGGGCGGTGCGGCCGGTGATGTCGTCGGTGGACGAGGCGATCCGGCGGACGGGAGAACCGGAACCGGTCCAGGTGGGGGTGTGCCCCACCGGGGTCACGCCGGACACCGGCACCAGCCGGGGGTCGCCCGGGCGCAGGCCGAGCCGCTGCATCAGCCGGGCGTCCACCTGCCCGGTCCGCCGGTTCCCGGTGGAGCGGTGCCGCAGCCGCTGCGGGGCGGCACCGGCACGCCGCCGGGCCAGGCCGCCGGGGCCGAAGAGCTGCTCCTGGGTGGACGAGCACGCCTGGCGGTCCAGCTCCCGCCACAGCAGCAGCGCCGGATGCCGGGCCGGGGCCACGATCACCCCGCGTTCAGCGGGGGCCGCGGCGCCCGTGGACAGGGCGAGGACGAGCTCCGAGCGGGCCACCGCTCCGAACAGATCCTCCAGAGGTCGCCCTGCGGGTCCGGCCGCACCGGGCAGCACGAAGCGGTGACCGCCGTCCACGTAGGCCCCGCCGAACCGGGTCAGGATCTCCAGGCGCAGCCGGTCGGTGGCCGCCGAGTACCCGTGGGGCAGCAGCTCGGCCATGTCGCCGGCGTACTGGTCGTTCAGCCTCATCGGGGCACCGGTGTGGAAGACCTCGTTCACCGAAACCACCGACACACCGTGCTCGCGGGCCCAGTTCATCATCGCGACGATGCCTGCCGCCCGGTCCGACCGGTGCGGCGCTGCCAGGGCCCGGCTCACCTCGTCCCGGGTCAGGTCGGTCCAGACCACGAAGGACAGGCGCCCGGCGTAGTGACGCGCGGCCGCCCCGAAGTTGACCGGCAGGAGACCGTTCCCCCGGGCGGTGCCGCCGATCCAGGAGCCGTGCACGACGTGCGGCAGCGCGCCGCCCCGACGGAGCGCCGGGGCCCCGGGGACTCCCCAGCCGGTGCCTGGGCGCACGGGACTGACCGGCCCGGCCACGAGCCGTCCTGGGGCCAGCTCCGCGGGCGACGGGGCGAGGAGGTCCGCGCCGACCCGGGTCAGGCTGAGCGCCGCCAGGAGTGCCGCCACCCGGTCGGCCGGCACCTGGTGGACGTCGGCCCCGGCGAGGTGGGCGGGTTCGGGCGGCGGACGGCGGATCCCGAACAGGTCCGGACCGAGCCGGCTGGTCAGCCGGCTCTCGTACGTGACGTCAGCGACGCCCGGGTCGAGACGGTCCCGCAGCCAGCCGAGAACGCCCCCGCCCCCGTCGTCCCCGACCTCACGGATCGAGGCGGCCGGCGCCGGCGCGACGATGTCGGCCTGCTGCTGCACCATCCGGACCAGCCCGGAGACGATGGTGGACGACGCCTGCCAGGACACCCCGGCCAGGTCCGGCGGCCGCGGACGGGTGCCGGATCGGGACGTCGCGGTTGCATCCGGGGAGGGACGCGGCGCCCTGGTCTCGGCGCGCAGGTCGCGGGCGAGTCCGGCCGCACCTGCCTGGACGTTGCGTGCTGTCCCCGGGATTCCTGGCCGGCCGGCGACAGGATCTTCGCCTGGCGCGTTCTCCTTCACCCCTGAAACCACGGACGTGTGGTGAGCGAACGTTCACCGCCTCGTGGTGGATGCTCCCTGGCGCGTACAGTTTGTCCTTCACGTCCCTGAAATCTCTCCCATCCCGGTCTCGATCACCTCCGGCGCAGCTGCCATGCGCCGTGGAACAGGACGGCACGATTTGCCCGGTCATGGCTCCTGGGTGCGCGGGCTCGCTCGCCGCAAGGGTTCCGCCTACGCCCTTCTGGCCTCGATGGATCCCTCCCAGCCAATCCTCGGAGCCCGCCAGCAGCTGATGCAGCGCCTGGTCGAGGTCACCGGGGCCGGGCGGGCGCAGTTGTGGCAGGCGCTGCCGGAGCACCCCGACCGGCTGCGCCTGGTCCAGAGTTTTCCGCCGGAGACTGGGTCGGCTCGCGAAGTGGACCTGGCGAGCATCGGTCGCCAGGCGGACGGGGTCACCCTCGTCCTGCCGTGGCGAGGGGACGAAGGTCGTGGGCCGGTCCTTGCCGCACTGACACTCAACGTCCGGTGCCGGACACGCCGTGCCCACCGGGAACTGGTCGACACCGCCAACTGCCTCGTGGTGCTGCACCGCCGGCAGACACTCCTGAACCAGCTCGGCCGGCAGGTCGGCCACACCACGCAGCTGGCGGGGGAGGTCCTGGACTCCTCGCGCCGACTGGCCGGCATCCGCGAGCTGGAACGCCGTCGGGTGGCCGCGGAGGTGGCGGTCTTCGCCCAGGGCCGGCTGGCCCCGCTGCACGCCGGCGTCGACCGGCTGGCGCGGGCTCCGGAAAATGCCGCGGAGCTGACGCAGCTGCGGGTGGAACTCGACCGGTTGGTCACCGACTTCCGGGCACTGGCGCGAGGCATTCGGCCACGGGTCCTGTACTCCAAGGGGCTCCGGGCAGCCCTCAGCGAGGTAACGGCGGGCCACCCGGGACGGGTGCGCATCACCGGCACCGTGCCGCCCCGGCTGGACCCGGAGGTGGTGGCGTCGCTGTACTACCTGGCCGCCGCCGCCGTGCAGGCCGTCAGCCAGGCCGAGGCGGACCTGGACATCGTCCTGGAGTACCGCCGTCTGCGGGTGGATGCTCTCGGGGTGCAGATGACGCTGCTGGTCGGCCTGGGCGGGACGCTCCGGCCGGGACAGGCTCGCGTGATGATGCGGGCAGCCCTGGCCATGGACGGCGACCGGCTCGCCGCGGTCGGCGGATGGTGCGAGGTGGCTGAGGAGGAGTCCGGCGCCCACGGTCGGCTGCAGGTCGTGGCCTGGGTCCCGGACCGGCTGGAGCCCCCGGCGCAGGCCGCTCTGGTACCTGCCGGGAACCTGCACGCACGTGTGCGTTCCCAGGCGCTACGGCTGGTGGCCCGCTACGCCGACGCCGACGGATCGGCCCGGGCCCGGCACCTGCTCAGCCGGCTGGACGAACCGGTCCACGTCGCCGTCGCCGGACTGCCCGCCCCCGACCTGCCCCACGCCGGCTTCACGCAGACGGTGCGGGCCCGGCCGGATCTGGTGCTGCTGGTCAACAACGACCTACCGCGGCAGCGGCCCCGGGGAGCACTGCCCGCGGGCGTCGTCGACACTCCCCCGGACGTCATCGTCGGGCCGGTCCCCGGGACGCCGCGCACGGAGTACCAGATCCTCCTTCCGGGAGTCGGCCCGCTGCGTTCGGGCATCCCTCCCGAGCGGCTGTCCGAGGCGCTGACCACCGAGGTGGTGGCCCGGGCCGACCTGCTGCGGGCACGGACCGTGCTGAGCACGATGCAGCAGCTGGTGCAGGCGTTCCCGCCACCGCCGGACCAGCTGGGGCTGCTGGAGCTCGAGCTGGCCGAACTGCGGCACGGCGCGTGGGAACTGACCGAGCTGGAGGCGTTGGGACGAACCGGATCGGGGGCCCTCGTCTCACCGGGGGATGAAGCCCAGGACGGTGGTGCCGCCGCCCGGGGCAGTGCGCACCTGAAGCCGTCCTCCCACGGCCAGGACCCGGCGCCGCATGTTGGCCACGCCGGTTGAGGTCTCGAGAGCACCCGGGGGGATGCCGGGGCCGGCATCGGCGACGCAGAAGCTGAGGCCGGCCGGGCCTTCGGCCAGCCGAACCCACACCGGGGCACCGGCGGCGTGCTTGCGCGCGTTGTTCACCGCCTCCAGGCAGATGAAGTAGACGGCCTGTTCCACGATGCTCTCGTAGCGACGTTCTGGACACCACTGCGAGGCGTCCAGGTTCACCTGCGCGCCCGCGTCGCGGAACTCGGCCTCCAGCGCGGCGGCGACACCGGCGTCCCCCAGCAGCTGGCCGTCCCCCGCCGCGACGGTCAGCAGGGACTTCTCGGTGAGGGCGAGCCCGGCGCGCAGACGCTGGAGCTGGCTCTGCACTCCTGCCGGATTGCCCTGCACCACCTGGAGTTCCAGAAGCCCGAGCATCATGCCGAGGGCCACCAGATGGTGCTGAGCGCCGTCGTGCAGGTTGCGCTCGATGGCCTCGCGCTCGGCGTCCCGTTCGCCGAGGGCACGGCGGCGGGTGGCGGCCACGCGCTCGGCGTGCCCGCGGGCCGACTCCAGGGACCGCTGCAGTTCCGCGTTGATCATGGTGTTGTGCAGGACCGGTCCCAGCACGCCGGCCGCATCGGCCAGCAGACGCCGGTGACGGCGGGTCAACCGACCGTGACGCTCCACGGACAGGACGCCCATGGTGGTGGTACAGGCGGTGACCGGCACCCGGTACCCGGCCTTGGGTCCCTGCGACGCCGAAGGCGCCTGCGGCCCGGGCCAGGAGAATTCCCGGCCGTCGGACAGGGTCAGCCGGACCCGCGCCACGCCGAGAGCAGAGTGCAGGTGCCGGCAGACCTCGGTCAGGCGCAGCAGGTCCGGGCCGGGAGCCAGGCGCGCGATCGCCTTGAGCACCCCGCCCCGTCCCTCGGGCAGAGCGGTCACTGGTCGCGCCGGGTCCGGAGGTAGGTCAGCACCGCCAGGACACGCCGGTGGTGGGAGGTGGCGTCGTTGGGCAGGCCGAGCTTGGTGAAGATGGCGGCGACGTTCTTCTCGACGGCCTTGGCCGAGAGGAACAGTTCCCGGGCGATACCGGAGTTGGACCGGCCCTCGGCCATCAGGCGCAGGACCTCGGCCTCCCGCTCGGTCAGTGACCCCAGGGCGTCGGACTGACCCGCTGGACTGCCGACCAGCTGCCCGGCCACCACAGGCTCGATCACGATCTCCCCGTCCGCGACCCGGCGGACGGTGTCGCGCAGGGCCACGGCGCTGGAGATGCGGTCCTTCAGCCGGTACCCCACGGCCTCCGTGCCGATCCGCAGAATCTCCATCAGATAGTGAGCTTCACCGTAGTGGGACAGCAGAAGCAGACCGGTGCGTGGATACCGGGCCCGCAGTTTCCGGGCCGTGGTCAGGCCACCGTCGGGATGCGGCGGCATCCTGATGTCGAGTACGGCCACGTCGACCGGTGCGCTCTCCAGCAGCGGGAAGAGTTTGTCGCCGTCGTCGACCGCGCCGACCACGACGTGACCGGTCGCCTCGAGGAGCAGGACCAGCCCCTCCCGGAACAGGGCGCCGTCCTCCGCCACAGCGATCCTCAAGGGAGGCGCGAAGGATTCGGCCGGGCGTTCATTCATGCGGCGTAGTCATAGCGTTGAGCCTTCGGTGCCTCGCGTGATCCAGCAGGGGGACGCAAGGGATTATTGTGCAGAGCAGGAAATATTGCACTTATGTGCT
The Kineosporia corallincola DNA segment above includes these coding regions:
- a CDS encoding S8 family serine peptidase — encoded protein: MMLLSGITLGSPQSASATAGTSAVHAAQADATYLKYYTVLPSYAGAPERLDEIAQRLLGSAGRAIEIYDLNVARSQEAGGALSDADTLTTGWKLVLPWDAVGDGVQYGLLTDGTITAASPPADGSVLGADTGESTKTAAETSETGSRDATTGAGSSTAEPSASSSGAAAASTAGVGTTRGGNATVPGQVRHCPRLAAAGQEPEWARTQIGMQRAWSYSKGAGQLVAVIDSGVDGSVKALAGHVSVGTNVVSGQGLGDIDCLGTGTAMGSIIAAQPSAGAAWAGVAPDATVMPIRVTVRKHGSKAEIDARAISEAVSAGATVIALGSYVDTSEVAVVAAIEDAVADDVVVVAGAQLETDPADGRPLPTEGVVQVGGIDEKGSPIAEYRSSSIQIVAPGADVHAVGRTGTPRVLVRGTQYAVAFAAGEAALIRAAFPHLDAAGVARQMLATARHSDETGLRVRVIDPFTALTRAPVVMSASTSSAPSSANTGVLVRIALALVLLGVLILLIAHMLRTLQAPPEPQEDPAAPKPNVYA
- a CDS encoding helix-turn-helix transcriptional regulator encodes the protein MPSPAPLRVAVLTDDPLDALGIEYIVDHQPDLRLAQPAESDVLAVSTPYLTPDMVQRIRRAGHGRPMPAVMILEKVGDPDLLDIVEGGLRAVIWRPHLSADRFLHLVRLVGDGHHGLSTQEQAQLVQDVAELQGTVLGPRGVTHSGLEQREVELVRLLAEGCSSAEIAVAMQYSERQVKHMLSRLLTRLQMRSRSQVVAFAVRSGLL
- a CDS encoding sensor histidine kinase, encoding MTALPEGRGGVLKAIARLAPGPDLLRLTEVCRHLHSALGVARVRLTLSDGREFSWPGPQAPSASQGPKAGYRVPVTACTTTMGVLSVERHGRLTRRHRRLLADAAGVLGPVLHNTMINAELQRSLESARGHAERVAATRRRALGERDAEREAIERNLHDGAQHHLVALGMMLGLLELQVVQGNPAGVQSQLQRLRAGLALTEKSLLTVAAGDGQLLGDAGVAAALEAEFRDAGAQVNLDASQWCPERRYESIVEQAVYFICLEAVNNARKHAAGAPVWVRLAEGPAGLSFCVADAGPGIPPGALETSTGVANMRRRVLAVGGRLQVRTAPGGGTTVLGFIPR
- a CDS encoding response regulator transcription factor, translating into MRIAVAEDGALFREGLVLLLEATGHVVVGAVDDGDKLFPLLESAPVDVAVLDIRMPPHPDGGLTTARKLRARYPRTGLLLLSHYGEAHYLMEILRIGTEAVGYRLKDRISSAVALRDTVRRVADGEIVIEPVVAGQLVGSPAGQSDALGSLTEREAEVLRLMAEGRSNSGIARELFLSAKAVEKNVAAIFTKLGLPNDATSHHRRVLAVLTYLRTRRDQ